A genomic region of Desulfomicrobium macestii contains the following coding sequences:
- the ribH gene encoding 6,7-dimethyl-8-ribityllumazine synthase, whose translation MLHIKTIEGQMQAQDQKFTIIASRFNDFIVDRLIGGAVDYLLRHGATRENITLIRVPGAFEMPLVAQKVARSGKADAIVCVGAVIRGATPHFDYVCSEATKGIAHVSMDTGVPIGFGLLTTDTLEQSIERAGSKGGNKGVEAASAVLETLRVLQQI comes from the coding sequence ATGCTGCACATCAAGACCATCGAAGGCCAGATGCAGGCCCAGGATCAAAAGTTCACGATCATCGCCAGCCGCTTCAACGACTTCATCGTCGATCGCCTCATCGGCGGGGCCGTGGATTATCTGCTTCGTCACGGAGCCACCCGCGAGAACATCACCCTCATCCGCGTGCCCGGAGCATTCGAGATGCCCCTGGTGGCCCAGAAAGTCGCGAGGAGCGGCAAGGCGGACGCCATCGTCTGCGTGGGCGCGGTAATCCGTGGCGCCACACCCCATTTCGACTATGTCTGCAGCGAGGCCACCAAGGGCATCGCCCACGTGTCCATGGACACCGGCGTACCCATCGGCTTTGGCCTTTTGACTACGGACACCCTGGAACAGTCCATCGAACGCGCCGGCAGCAAGGGCGGAAACAAGGGCGTCGAAGCCGCGTCCGCGGTTCTGGAAACCCTGCGCGTATTGCAGCAGATCTAG